In Chitinispirillum alkaliphilum, the genomic stretch GGTGACATCATGTAGCATTCTGGTGACATCATGTAGCATTCTGGTGACATCATGTAGCATTCCGGTGACATCATGTAGCATTCCGGTGACATCATGTAGCATTCCGGTGACATCATGTAGCATTCCGGTGACATCATGTAGCATTCCGGTGACATCATGTAGCATTCCGGTGAACAAAAAAGAATGTCAAAGGAGAGAAAAAGCTTTGTTTTCAAAAATGGAATAGGTAAATTTATAATGTGGGAGAGCTGAACCTGGTCATCGACCGTTTAAATCACCAAAAAATTAACAAAGAGAAAAGGTGAAAGATGAAAAAG encodes the following:
- a CDS encoding sensory transduction histidine kinase; protein product: MTLCSILVTSCSILVTSCSILVTSCSILVTSCSILVTSCSILVTSCSILVTSCSIPVTSCSILVTSCSILVTSCSIPVTSCSIPVTSCSIPVTSCSIPVTSCSIPVTSCSIPVNKKECQRREKALFSKME